The Pieris brassicae chromosome 6, ilPieBrab1.1, whole genome shotgun sequence genome window below encodes:
- the LOC123710707 gene encoding plasma membrane calcium-transporting ATPase 3 isoform X9: MATVEGRPAQYGVTLRQLRELMETRGAEGIAKINALGGPQELCKKLYTSPTDGLSGSKADQQHRREVFGSNLIPPKPPKTFLTLVWEALQDVTLIILEVAAVVSLGLSFYKPSEDESDIDSIGHIDEEEGHYQWIEGLAILISVIVVVIVTAFNDYTKERQFRGLQSRIEGEHKFAVIRSSEVNQVPISDIVVGDICQIKYGDLLPADGVLLQSNDLKIDESSLTGESDHVKKGESFDPMVLSGTHVMEGSGKMLVTAVGVNSQAGIIFTLLGAAVDKQEKEIKQMKKEAKKQRKETQRKSLTVGGLGDDDALPAAANHAHPDDNHVAPSGDKPAPEAAHKKEKSVLQAKLTKLAIQIGYAGSTIAVLTVIILIIQFCVQTFVIEEKVWKATYINNLVKHLIIGVTVLVVAVPEGLPLAVTLSLAYSVKKMMKDNNLVRHLDACETMGNATAICSDKTGTLTTNRMTVVQSYICEKLCKVTPHFRDIPADVGETMIEGISINSAFTSRIMPSQDPTGPPMQVGNKTECALLGFVLGLGQSYEAVRERHPEESFTRVYTFNSVRKSMSTVVPHKGGYRLYTKGASEIVLKKCAFIYGHEGRLEKFTRDMQDRLVRQVIEPMACDGLRTISVAYRDFVPGKAEINQVHIDQEPNWDDEDNIVNNLTCLCVVGIEDPVRPEVPEAIRKCQKAGITVRMVTGDNVNTARSIAVKCGILKPTDDFLILEGKEFNTRVRDANGEIQQHLLDKVWPKLRVLARSSPTDKYTLVKGMIESKAFDKREVVAVTGDGTNDGPALKKADVGFAMGIAGTDVAKEASDIILTDDNFSSIVKAVMWGRNVYDSIAKFLQFQLTVNVVAVIVAFIGACAIQDSPLKAVQMLWVNLIMDTLASLALATEMPTPDLLQRKPYGRTKPLISRTMMKNILGQAVYQLFIIFSLLFVGDRMLNIPSGRGQALGTEPTQHFTIIFNTFVMMTLFNEINARKIHGQRNVFEGLFTNPIFYSIWIGTAFSQVIIIQFGGMAFSTAGLTLEQWLWCLFFGAGTLVWGQLVTSIPTRKIPKKLSWGRGQPDPESIQPGPDYDSDLDKKPRAGQILWIRGLTRLQTQQKADILAGRRIFVNNYLAEHRRISVQSGGSSVPALSPVSHQSDE, translated from the exons ATGGCGACGGTGGAGGGGCGGCCCGCCCAATATGGGGTGACGCTGCGGCAGCTGCGCGAGCTGATGGAGACGCGCGGCGCGGAAGGAATAGCTAAGATCAACGCGCTCGGCGGCCCACAGGAACTCTGCAAGAAACTTTACACCTCACCCACGGATG GTCTTAGCGGGTCGAAAGCCGACCAGCAGCACAGGCGGGAAGTGTTCGGTTCCAACTTGATTCCGCCCAAGCCGCCCAAGACCTTCCTAACGCTCGTGTGGGAGGCATTGCAGGACGTCACGCTCATCATCCTGGAAGTGGCTGCTGTGGTCTCGTTGGGCTTGAGTTTCTACAAACCGTCCGAAGACGAAAGTGATATTG ACAGTATTG GGCACATTGATGAAGAGGAGGGTCACTACCAGTGGATCGAGGGTCTCGCTATCTTAATATCAGTTATAGTTGTCGTCATAGTAACAGCGTTTAATGATTATACGAAAGAAAGACAGTTTAG AGGTCTCCAGTCTCGGATAGAAGGTGAGCACAAGTTCGCGGTGATACGAAGCAGCGAAGTAAATCAGGTACCGATAAGTGATATAGTGGTGGGAGACATCTGCCAGATCAAGTATGGAGACCTTTTACCCGCTGATGGCGTACTGCTGCAGAGTAACGACTTGAAG ATCGACGAGTCTTCGTTAACGGGTGAATCGGACCATGTGAAGAAGGGAGAATCGTTTGATCCCATGGTGCTATCCGGTACACACGTTATGGAAG GCTCAGGAAAAATGCTTGTAACCGCCGTGGGAGTGAACTCGCAAGCCGGTATTATTTTCACCCTTTTGGGTGCAGCCGTCGACAAGCAAGAGAAGGAGATCAAGCAGATGAAGAAAG AAGCTAAAAAGCAGCGCAAGGAGACGCAGCGCAAGAGCCTCACGG TCGGCGGTTTAGGTGACGACGACGCGTTGCCGGCCGCCGCGAACCACGCCCACCCCGACGACAACCACGTGGCACCCTCCGGAGACAAACCGGCGCCGGAAGCCGCCCACAAGAAGGAGAAGTCCGTGCTGCAGGCCAAGCTCACCAAGTTGGCCATTCAG ATCGGGTACGCCGGGTCGACGATAGCCGTGCTTACTGTGATAATCCTCATCATCCAATTCTGCGTGCAAACATTCGTGATAGAGGAGAAGGTGTGGAAGGCCACGTACATCAACAACCTGGTCAAGCACCTCATCATCGGAGTGACCGTGCTGGTGGTGGCCGTTCCTGAAGGTCTACCGCTGGCCGTCACCCTGTCGCTCGCTTATTCAGTCAAG AAAATGATGAAAGACAACAACCTGGTCCGTCACTTGGACGCCTGCGAGACCATGGGCAACGCCACGGCCATCTGCTCGGACAAGACCGGAACGCTCACCACCAACAGGATGACGGTGGTCCAGTCGTACATCTGCGAGAAGCTGTGCAAGGTCACCCCTCACTTCAGGGACATCCCGGCCGACGTCGGAGAGACGATGATCGAGGGCATATCCATCAACAGCGCTTTCACCTCCAGGATCATG CCCTCTCAGGACCCGACGGGCCCTCCGATGCAAGTCGGAAACAAGACGGAGTGCGCCCTCCTAGGGTTCGTCTTGGGCTTGGGGCAGAGCTACGAGGCGGTTCGCGAACGACACCCGGAGGAGTCTTTCACGCGAGTGTACACGTTCAACTCGGTTCGGAAAAGCATGTCCACGGTCGTACCGCACAAGGGCGGATACCGTCTGTACACCAAGGGTGCCTCCGAAATCGTCCTCAAGAA GTGTGCGTTCATCTACGGCCACGAGGGTCGCCTGGAGAAATTCACGAGAGACATGCAGGACCGGCTCGTGCGACAGGTCATCGAACCCATGGCCTGCGACGGACTTCGGACCATTTCCGTGGCCTACAGGGACTTCGTGCCCGGAAAGGCTGAAATCAACCAG GTGCACATAGACCAGGAGCCGAACTGGGACGACGAAGACAACATCGTCAACAACCTCACTTGTCTCTGCGTCGTCGGCATCGAAGATCCCGTCAGGCCGGAG GTGCCCGAGGCCATCCGCAAATGTCAAAAGGCGGGCATAACGGTCCGCATGGTCACCGGCGACAACGTGAACACGGCTCGCTCGATCGCCGTCAAGTGCGGCATCCTGAAGCCCACCGACGACTTCCTCATACTCGAGGGCAAGGAGTTCAACACGCGGGTGCGAGACGCCAACGGGGAG ATCCAGCAGCACCTGCTGGACAAAGTGTGGCCGAAGCTGCGCGTGCTGGCCCGCTCGTCCCCCACGGACAAGTACACCTTGGTGAAGGGCATGATCGAATCCAAGGCCTTCGACAAACGGGAGGTGGTGGCCGTGACGGGCGACGGCACCAACGACGGGCCCGCGCTCAAGAAGGCCGACGTCGGATTCGCCATG GGCATTGCGGGAACGGACGTGGCCAAGGAGGCCTCGGACATCATCCTGACGGACGACAACTTCTCCTCGATCGTGAAAGCCGTGATGTGGGGTCGTAATGTATACGATTCGATCGCCAAGTTCTTGCAGTTCCAACTCACCGTCAACGTGGTGGCCGTCATCGTGGCCTTCATTGGCGCCTGCGCCATTCAGGACAGTCCGCTCAAG GCGGTCCAGATGCTGTGGGTGAATCTCATAATGGACACCTTGGCGTCTCTGGCGCTAGCCACGGAGATGCCCACCCCTGACCTGCTCCAGCGAAAGCCTTACGGCAGAACCAAGCCTCTCATCTCCCGCACTATGATGAAGAACATCCTCGGACAGGCGGTCTACCAGCTCTTTATCATCTTTTCCCTGCTCTTTGTCG GCGACAGGATGCTGAACATCCCGTCCGGGCGCGGCCAGGCCTTGGGCACGGAACCCACCCAGCACTTCACCATCATCTTCAACACCTTCGTGATGATGACGCTCTTCAACGAGATAAACGCCCGAAAGATCCACGGCCAGAGAAACGTATTCGAGGGTCTCTTCACCAACCCCATCTTCTACTCCATTTGGATCGGCACCGCCTTTTCACAG GTCATAATAATCCAGTTCGGCGGAATGGCCTTCAGCACGGCGGGACTCACCCTGGAGCAGTGGCTCTGGTGCCTGTTCTTCGGAGCCGGAACCCTCGTCTGGGGACAGCTCGTCACCAGCATCCCCACCAGGAAGATACCCAAGAAACTCTC TTGGGGCCGCGGCCAGCCGGACCCCGAGTCGATCCAACCGGGGCCGGACTACGACTCCGACCTCGACAAGAAGCCCCGAGCGGGGCAGATCCTCTGGATCCGGGGCCTCACGCGCCTTCAGACACAG CAAAAGGCGGACATATTGGCTGGCCGCAGGATTTttgtcaataattatttggCGGAGCACAGGAGAATCAGCGTGCAATCTGGGGGCAGTTCCGTACCAGCGCTCAGCCCCGTTTCGCATCAGAGCGATGAATAA
- the LOC123710707 gene encoding plasma membrane calcium-transporting ATPase 3 isoform X8 — translation MATVEGRPAQYGVTLRQLRELMETRGAEGIAKINALGGPQELCKKLYTSPTDGLSGSKADQQHRREVFGSNLIPPKPPKTFLTLVWEALQDVTLIILEVAAVVSLGLSFYKPSEDESDIDSIGHIDEEEGHYQWIEGLAILISVIVVVIVTAFNDYTKERQFRGLQSRIEGEHKFAVIRSSEVNQVPISDIVVGDICQIKYGDLLPADGVLLQSNDLKIDESSLTGESDHVKKGESFDPMVLSGTHVMEGSGKMLVTAVGVNSQAGIIFTLLGAAVDKQEKEIKQMKKEAKKQRKETQRKSLTVGGLGDDDALPAAANHAHPDDNHVAPSGDKPAPEAAHKKEKSVLQAKLTKLAIQIGYAGSTIAVLTVIILIIQFCVQTFVIEEKVWKATYINNLVKHLIIGVTVLVVAVPEGLPLAVTLSLAYSVKKMMKDNNLVRHLDACETMGNATAICSDKTGTLTTNRMTVVQSYICEKLCKVTPHFRDIPADVGETMIEGISINSAFTSRIMPSQDPTGPPMQVGNKTECALLGFVLGLGQSYEAVRERHPEESFTRVYTFNSVRKSMSTVVPHKGGYRLYTKGASEIVLKKCAFIYGHEGRLEKFTRDMQDRLVRQVIEPMACDGLRTISVAYRDFVPGKAEINQVHIDQEPNWDDEDNIVNNLTCLCVVGIEDPVRPEVPEAIRKCQKAGITVRMVTGDNVNTARSIAVKCGILKPTDDFLILEGKEFNTRVRDANGEIQQHLLDKVWPKLRVLARSSPTDKYTLVKGMIESKAFDKREVVAVTGDGTNDGPALKKADVGFAMGIAGTDVAKEASDIILTDDNFSSIVKAVMWGRNVYDSIAKFLQFQLTVNVVAVIVAFIGACAIQDSPLKAVQMLWVNLIMDTLASLALATEMPTPDLLQRKPYGRTKPLISRTMMKNILGQAVYQLFIIFSLLFVGDRMLNIPSGRGQALGTEPTQHFTIIFNTFVMMTLFNEINARKIHGQRNVFEGLFTNPIFYSIWIGTAFSQVIIIQFGGMAFSTAGLTLEQWLWCLFFGAGTLVWGQLVTSIPTRKIPKKLSWGRGQPDPESIQPGPDYDSDLDKKPRAGQILWIRGLTRLQTQLRVVRAFKSTLEDLEERLSAHSAAGLRSRLRAPPQDIAYIDADDVPAADRT, via the exons ATGGCGACGGTGGAGGGGCGGCCCGCCCAATATGGGGTGACGCTGCGGCAGCTGCGCGAGCTGATGGAGACGCGCGGCGCGGAAGGAATAGCTAAGATCAACGCGCTCGGCGGCCCACAGGAACTCTGCAAGAAACTTTACACCTCACCCACGGATG GTCTTAGCGGGTCGAAAGCCGACCAGCAGCACAGGCGGGAAGTGTTCGGTTCCAACTTGATTCCGCCCAAGCCGCCCAAGACCTTCCTAACGCTCGTGTGGGAGGCATTGCAGGACGTCACGCTCATCATCCTGGAAGTGGCTGCTGTGGTCTCGTTGGGCTTGAGTTTCTACAAACCGTCCGAAGACGAAAGTGATATTG ACAGTATTG GGCACATTGATGAAGAGGAGGGTCACTACCAGTGGATCGAGGGTCTCGCTATCTTAATATCAGTTATAGTTGTCGTCATAGTAACAGCGTTTAATGATTATACGAAAGAAAGACAGTTTAG AGGTCTCCAGTCTCGGATAGAAGGTGAGCACAAGTTCGCGGTGATACGAAGCAGCGAAGTAAATCAGGTACCGATAAGTGATATAGTGGTGGGAGACATCTGCCAGATCAAGTATGGAGACCTTTTACCCGCTGATGGCGTACTGCTGCAGAGTAACGACTTGAAG ATCGACGAGTCTTCGTTAACGGGTGAATCGGACCATGTGAAGAAGGGAGAATCGTTTGATCCCATGGTGCTATCCGGTACACACGTTATGGAAG GCTCAGGAAAAATGCTTGTAACCGCCGTGGGAGTGAACTCGCAAGCCGGTATTATTTTCACCCTTTTGGGTGCAGCCGTCGACAAGCAAGAGAAGGAGATCAAGCAGATGAAGAAAG AAGCTAAAAAGCAGCGCAAGGAGACGCAGCGCAAGAGCCTCACGG TCGGCGGTTTAGGTGACGACGACGCGTTGCCGGCCGCCGCGAACCACGCCCACCCCGACGACAACCACGTGGCACCCTCCGGAGACAAACCGGCGCCGGAAGCCGCCCACAAGAAGGAGAAGTCCGTGCTGCAGGCCAAGCTCACCAAGTTGGCCATTCAG ATCGGGTACGCCGGGTCGACGATAGCCGTGCTTACTGTGATAATCCTCATCATCCAATTCTGCGTGCAAACATTCGTGATAGAGGAGAAGGTGTGGAAGGCCACGTACATCAACAACCTGGTCAAGCACCTCATCATCGGAGTGACCGTGCTGGTGGTGGCCGTTCCTGAAGGTCTACCGCTGGCCGTCACCCTGTCGCTCGCTTATTCAGTCAAG AAAATGATGAAAGACAACAACCTGGTCCGTCACTTGGACGCCTGCGAGACCATGGGCAACGCCACGGCCATCTGCTCGGACAAGACCGGAACGCTCACCACCAACAGGATGACGGTGGTCCAGTCGTACATCTGCGAGAAGCTGTGCAAGGTCACCCCTCACTTCAGGGACATCCCGGCCGACGTCGGAGAGACGATGATCGAGGGCATATCCATCAACAGCGCTTTCACCTCCAGGATCATG CCCTCTCAGGACCCGACGGGCCCTCCGATGCAAGTCGGAAACAAGACGGAGTGCGCCCTCCTAGGGTTCGTCTTGGGCTTGGGGCAGAGCTACGAGGCGGTTCGCGAACGACACCCGGAGGAGTCTTTCACGCGAGTGTACACGTTCAACTCGGTTCGGAAAAGCATGTCCACGGTCGTACCGCACAAGGGCGGATACCGTCTGTACACCAAGGGTGCCTCCGAAATCGTCCTCAAGAA GTGTGCGTTCATCTACGGCCACGAGGGTCGCCTGGAGAAATTCACGAGAGACATGCAGGACCGGCTCGTGCGACAGGTCATCGAACCCATGGCCTGCGACGGACTTCGGACCATTTCCGTGGCCTACAGGGACTTCGTGCCCGGAAAGGCTGAAATCAACCAG GTGCACATAGACCAGGAGCCGAACTGGGACGACGAAGACAACATCGTCAACAACCTCACTTGTCTCTGCGTCGTCGGCATCGAAGATCCCGTCAGGCCGGAG GTGCCCGAGGCCATCCGCAAATGTCAAAAGGCGGGCATAACGGTCCGCATGGTCACCGGCGACAACGTGAACACGGCTCGCTCGATCGCCGTCAAGTGCGGCATCCTGAAGCCCACCGACGACTTCCTCATACTCGAGGGCAAGGAGTTCAACACGCGGGTGCGAGACGCCAACGGGGAG ATCCAGCAGCACCTGCTGGACAAAGTGTGGCCGAAGCTGCGCGTGCTGGCCCGCTCGTCCCCCACGGACAAGTACACCTTGGTGAAGGGCATGATCGAATCCAAGGCCTTCGACAAACGGGAGGTGGTGGCCGTGACGGGCGACGGCACCAACGACGGGCCCGCGCTCAAGAAGGCCGACGTCGGATTCGCCATG GGCATTGCGGGAACGGACGTGGCCAAGGAGGCCTCGGACATCATCCTGACGGACGACAACTTCTCCTCGATCGTGAAAGCCGTGATGTGGGGTCGTAATGTATACGATTCGATCGCCAAGTTCTTGCAGTTCCAACTCACCGTCAACGTGGTGGCCGTCATCGTGGCCTTCATTGGCGCCTGCGCCATTCAGGACAGTCCGCTCAAG GCGGTCCAGATGCTGTGGGTGAATCTCATAATGGACACCTTGGCGTCTCTGGCGCTAGCCACGGAGATGCCCACCCCTGACCTGCTCCAGCGAAAGCCTTACGGCAGAACCAAGCCTCTCATCTCCCGCACTATGATGAAGAACATCCTCGGACAGGCGGTCTACCAGCTCTTTATCATCTTTTCCCTGCTCTTTGTCG GCGACAGGATGCTGAACATCCCGTCCGGGCGCGGCCAGGCCTTGGGCACGGAACCCACCCAGCACTTCACCATCATCTTCAACACCTTCGTGATGATGACGCTCTTCAACGAGATAAACGCCCGAAAGATCCACGGCCAGAGAAACGTATTCGAGGGTCTCTTCACCAACCCCATCTTCTACTCCATTTGGATCGGCACCGCCTTTTCACAG GTCATAATAATCCAGTTCGGCGGAATGGCCTTCAGCACGGCGGGACTCACCCTGGAGCAGTGGCTCTGGTGCCTGTTCTTCGGAGCCGGAACCCTCGTCTGGGGACAGCTCGTCACCAGCATCCCCACCAGGAAGATACCCAAGAAACTCTC TTGGGGCCGCGGCCAGCCGGACCCCGAGTCGATCCAACCGGGGCCGGACTACGACTCCGACCTCGACAAGAAGCCCCGAGCGGGGCAGATCCTCTGGATCCGGGGCCTCACGCGCCTTCAGACACAG CTCCGCGTGGTGCGCGCGTTCAAGTCGACGCTCGAGGACCTCGAGGAGCGCTTATCCGCGCACTCGGCGGCCGGCCTTCGCTCGAGGCTGCGCGCGCCGCCACAGGACATCGCCTACATCGACGCCGATGACGTACCCGCCGCCGACCGTACTTAA
- the LOC123710707 gene encoding plasma membrane calcium-transporting ATPase 3 isoform X13, with the protein MATVEGRPAQYGVTLRQLRELMETRGAEGIAKINALGGPQELCKKLYTSPTDGLSGSKADQQHRREVFGSNLIPPKPPKTFLTLVWEALQDVTLIILEVAAVVSLGLSFYKPSEDESDIGHIDEEEGHYQWIEGLAILISVIVVVIVTAFNDYTKERQFRGLQSRIEGEHKFAVIRSSEVNQVPISDIVVGDICQIKYGDLLPADGVLLQSNDLKIDESSLTGESDHVKKGESFDPMVLSGTHVMEGSGKMLVTAVGVNSQAGIIFTLLGAAVDKQEKEIKQMKKEAKKQRKETQRKSLTVGGLGDDDALPAAANHAHPDDNHVAPSGDKPAPEAAHKKEKSVLQAKLTKLAIQIGYAGSTIAVLTVIILIIQFCVQTFVIEEKVWKATYINNLVKHLIIGVTVLVVAVPEGLPLAVTLSLAYSVKKMMKDNNLVRHLDACETMGNATAICSDKTGTLTTNRMTVVQSYICEKLCKVTPHFRDIPADVGETMIEGISINSAFTSRIMPSQDPTGPPMQVGNKTECALLGFVLGLGQSYEAVRERHPEESFTRVYTFNSVRKSMSTVVPHKGGYRLYTKGASEIVLKKCAFIYGHEGRLEKFTRDMQDRLVRQVIEPMACDGLRTISVAYRDFVPGKAEINQVHIDQEPNWDDEDNIVNNLTCLCVVGIEDPVRPEVPEAIRKCQKAGITVRMVTGDNVNTARSIAVKCGILKPTDDFLILEGKEFNTRVRDANGEIQQHLLDKVWPKLRVLARSSPTDKYTLVKGMIESKAFDKREVVAVTGDGTNDGPALKKADVGFAMGIAGTDVAKEASDIILTDDNFSSIVKAVMWGRNVYDSIAKFLQFQLTVNVVAVIVAFIGACAIQDSPLKAVQMLWVNLIMDTLASLALATEMPTPDLLQRKPYGRTKPLISRTMMKNILGQAVYQLFIIFSLLFVGDRMLNIPSGRGQALGTEPTQHFTIIFNTFVMMTLFNEINARKIHGQRNVFEGLFTNPIFYSIWIGTAFSQVIIIQFGGMAFSTAGLTLEQWLWCLFFGAGTLVWGQLVTSIPTRKIPKKLSWGRGQPDPESIQPGPDYDSDLDKKPRAGQILWIRGLTRLQTQLRVVRAFKSTLEDLEERLSAHSAAGLRSRLRAPPQDIAYIDADDVPAADRT; encoded by the exons ATGGCGACGGTGGAGGGGCGGCCCGCCCAATATGGGGTGACGCTGCGGCAGCTGCGCGAGCTGATGGAGACGCGCGGCGCGGAAGGAATAGCTAAGATCAACGCGCTCGGCGGCCCACAGGAACTCTGCAAGAAACTTTACACCTCACCCACGGATG GTCTTAGCGGGTCGAAAGCCGACCAGCAGCACAGGCGGGAAGTGTTCGGTTCCAACTTGATTCCGCCCAAGCCGCCCAAGACCTTCCTAACGCTCGTGTGGGAGGCATTGCAGGACGTCACGCTCATCATCCTGGAAGTGGCTGCTGTGGTCTCGTTGGGCTTGAGTTTCTACAAACCGTCCGAAGACGAAAGTGATATTG GGCACATTGATGAAGAGGAGGGTCACTACCAGTGGATCGAGGGTCTCGCTATCTTAATATCAGTTATAGTTGTCGTCATAGTAACAGCGTTTAATGATTATACGAAAGAAAGACAGTTTAG AGGTCTCCAGTCTCGGATAGAAGGTGAGCACAAGTTCGCGGTGATACGAAGCAGCGAAGTAAATCAGGTACCGATAAGTGATATAGTGGTGGGAGACATCTGCCAGATCAAGTATGGAGACCTTTTACCCGCTGATGGCGTACTGCTGCAGAGTAACGACTTGAAG ATCGACGAGTCTTCGTTAACGGGTGAATCGGACCATGTGAAGAAGGGAGAATCGTTTGATCCCATGGTGCTATCCGGTACACACGTTATGGAAG GCTCAGGAAAAATGCTTGTAACCGCCGTGGGAGTGAACTCGCAAGCCGGTATTATTTTCACCCTTTTGGGTGCAGCCGTCGACAAGCAAGAGAAGGAGATCAAGCAGATGAAGAAAG AAGCTAAAAAGCAGCGCAAGGAGACGCAGCGCAAGAGCCTCACGG TCGGCGGTTTAGGTGACGACGACGCGTTGCCGGCCGCCGCGAACCACGCCCACCCCGACGACAACCACGTGGCACCCTCCGGAGACAAACCGGCGCCGGAAGCCGCCCACAAGAAGGAGAAGTCCGTGCTGCAGGCCAAGCTCACCAAGTTGGCCATTCAG ATCGGGTACGCCGGGTCGACGATAGCCGTGCTTACTGTGATAATCCTCATCATCCAATTCTGCGTGCAAACATTCGTGATAGAGGAGAAGGTGTGGAAGGCCACGTACATCAACAACCTGGTCAAGCACCTCATCATCGGAGTGACCGTGCTGGTGGTGGCCGTTCCTGAAGGTCTACCGCTGGCCGTCACCCTGTCGCTCGCTTATTCAGTCAAG AAAATGATGAAAGACAACAACCTGGTCCGTCACTTGGACGCCTGCGAGACCATGGGCAACGCCACGGCCATCTGCTCGGACAAGACCGGAACGCTCACCACCAACAGGATGACGGTGGTCCAGTCGTACATCTGCGAGAAGCTGTGCAAGGTCACCCCTCACTTCAGGGACATCCCGGCCGACGTCGGAGAGACGATGATCGAGGGCATATCCATCAACAGCGCTTTCACCTCCAGGATCATG CCCTCTCAGGACCCGACGGGCCCTCCGATGCAAGTCGGAAACAAGACGGAGTGCGCCCTCCTAGGGTTCGTCTTGGGCTTGGGGCAGAGCTACGAGGCGGTTCGCGAACGACACCCGGAGGAGTCTTTCACGCGAGTGTACACGTTCAACTCGGTTCGGAAAAGCATGTCCACGGTCGTACCGCACAAGGGCGGATACCGTCTGTACACCAAGGGTGCCTCCGAAATCGTCCTCAAGAA GTGTGCGTTCATCTACGGCCACGAGGGTCGCCTGGAGAAATTCACGAGAGACATGCAGGACCGGCTCGTGCGACAGGTCATCGAACCCATGGCCTGCGACGGACTTCGGACCATTTCCGTGGCCTACAGGGACTTCGTGCCCGGAAAGGCTGAAATCAACCAG GTGCACATAGACCAGGAGCCGAACTGGGACGACGAAGACAACATCGTCAACAACCTCACTTGTCTCTGCGTCGTCGGCATCGAAGATCCCGTCAGGCCGGAG GTGCCCGAGGCCATCCGCAAATGTCAAAAGGCGGGCATAACGGTCCGCATGGTCACCGGCGACAACGTGAACACGGCTCGCTCGATCGCCGTCAAGTGCGGCATCCTGAAGCCCACCGACGACTTCCTCATACTCGAGGGCAAGGAGTTCAACACGCGGGTGCGAGACGCCAACGGGGAG ATCCAGCAGCACCTGCTGGACAAAGTGTGGCCGAAGCTGCGCGTGCTGGCCCGCTCGTCCCCCACGGACAAGTACACCTTGGTGAAGGGCATGATCGAATCCAAGGCCTTCGACAAACGGGAGGTGGTGGCCGTGACGGGCGACGGCACCAACGACGGGCCCGCGCTCAAGAAGGCCGACGTCGGATTCGCCATG GGCATTGCGGGAACGGACGTGGCCAAGGAGGCCTCGGACATCATCCTGACGGACGACAACTTCTCCTCGATCGTGAAAGCCGTGATGTGGGGTCGTAATGTATACGATTCGATCGCCAAGTTCTTGCAGTTCCAACTCACCGTCAACGTGGTGGCCGTCATCGTGGCCTTCATTGGCGCCTGCGCCATTCAGGACAGTCCGCTCAAG GCGGTCCAGATGCTGTGGGTGAATCTCATAATGGACACCTTGGCGTCTCTGGCGCTAGCCACGGAGATGCCCACCCCTGACCTGCTCCAGCGAAAGCCTTACGGCAGAACCAAGCCTCTCATCTCCCGCACTATGATGAAGAACATCCTCGGACAGGCGGTCTACCAGCTCTTTATCATCTTTTCCCTGCTCTTTGTCG GCGACAGGATGCTGAACATCCCGTCCGGGCGCGGCCAGGCCTTGGGCACGGAACCCACCCAGCACTTCACCATCATCTTCAACACCTTCGTGATGATGACGCTCTTCAACGAGATAAACGCCCGAAAGATCCACGGCCAGAGAAACGTATTCGAGGGTCTCTTCACCAACCCCATCTTCTACTCCATTTGGATCGGCACCGCCTTTTCACAG GTCATAATAATCCAGTTCGGCGGAATGGCCTTCAGCACGGCGGGACTCACCCTGGAGCAGTGGCTCTGGTGCCTGTTCTTCGGAGCCGGAACCCTCGTCTGGGGACAGCTCGTCACCAGCATCCCCACCAGGAAGATACCCAAGAAACTCTC TTGGGGCCGCGGCCAGCCGGACCCCGAGTCGATCCAACCGGGGCCGGACTACGACTCCGACCTCGACAAGAAGCCCCGAGCGGGGCAGATCCTCTGGATCCGGGGCCTCACGCGCCTTCAGACACAG CTCCGCGTGGTGCGCGCGTTCAAGTCGACGCTCGAGGACCTCGAGGAGCGCTTATCCGCGCACTCGGCGGCCGGCCTTCGCTCGAGGCTGCGCGCGCCGCCACAGGACATCGCCTACATCGACGCCGATGACGTACCCGCCGCCGACCGTACTTAA